A DNA window from Camelina sativa cultivar DH55 chromosome 17, Cs, whole genome shotgun sequence contains the following coding sequences:
- the LOC104756668 gene encoding probable sulfate transporter 3.3, translated as MEVHKVVAPPHKSTAAKLKTRLKETFFPDDPLRQFRGQPNRTKLIRAAQYIFPILQWCPEYSFRLLKSDVVSGLTIASLAIPQGISYAKLANLPPIVGLYSSFVPPLVYAVLGSSRDLAVGPVSIASLILGSMLRQQVSPIDDPVLFLQLAFSSTFFAGLFQASLGILRLGFIIDFLSKATLIGFMGGAAIIVSLQQLKALLGITHFTKQMSVVPVLSSVFHHTKEWSWQTIVMGVCFLLFLLAIRHLSMKKPKLFWVSAGAPLLSVIVSTLLVFVFRADRHGISVIGKLQEGLNPPSWNMLQFHGSHLGLVAKTGLVTGIVSLTEGIAVGRTFAALKNYHVDGNKEMIAIGLMNVVGSATSCYVTTGAFSRSAVNSNAGAKTAVSNIVMSVTVMVTLLFLMPLFEYTPNVVLGAIIVTAVIGLIDLPAARQIWRIDKFDFLVMLCAFFGVIFLSVQNGLAIAVGLSLFKLLMQVTRPKMVIMGNFPGTDIYRDLHHYKQAQRIPGILILSIESPVNFANSNYLTERTSRWIEECEEEEAQEKHSNLRFLILEMSAVSGVDTNGVTFFKELKKTTAKKDIELVFVNPLSEVMEKLQRADEEKEFMRTEFLFLTVAEAVASLSTKGPSLNNV; from the exons ATGGAGGTGCACAAGGTGGTCGCTCCGCCTCATAAGAGCACGGCGGCGAAGCTGAAAACAAGACTGAAGGAAACTTTCTTCCCGGACGATCCCTTAAGACAGTTCAGGGGACAACCAAACCGTACCAAACTCATTCGAGCCGCTCAATACATTTTCCCAATCCTCCAATGGTGTCCTGAATACAGCTTCAGACTCCTCAAATCCGACGTCGTTTCAGGCCTCACCATCGCCAGTTTAGCTATTCCTCAG gggATAAGTTACGCGAAGCTAGCAAATTTGCCTCCAATCGTTGGTCTAT ACTCGAGCTTCGTGCCACCGTTGGTTTATGCGGTGTTGGGAAGCTCAAGAGATCTAGCGGTAGGACCAGTCTCCATAGCGTCGTTGATCTTAGGATCCATGCTAAGGCAACAAGTGTCTCCTATAGACGATCCTGTCCTCTTTCTACAGCTTGCTTTCTCTTCTACCTTCTTTGCTGGTCTCTTTCAAGCCTCTCTTGGAATCCTCAG GCTGGGATTTATAATAGACTTTCTATCAAAAGCAACATTAATAGGGTTTATGGGTGGAGCAGCGATAATAGTATCACTGCAACAGCTAAAAGCTCTGCTAGGGATAACTCATTTCACAAAGCAAATGAGTGTAGTCCCTGTTCTCTCCTCTGTTTTCCACCACACCAAAGag TGGTCATGGCAAACAATTGTGATGGGAGTTTGCTTCTTGCTCTTCTTGCTCGCCATACGTCACCTC AGCATGAAGAAGCCGAAGCTGTTCTGGGTCTCAGCAGGAGCTCCACTTCTCTCGGTTATCGTCTCTACGCTTCTTGTCTTTGTTTTCAGAGCCGACCGTCACGGAATCAGCGTC ATCGGGAAATTACAAGAAGGTTTGAATCCACCGTCTTGGAACATGCTTCAGTTTCACGGAAGTCATCTCGGACTCGTTGCTAAAACCGGACTCGTCACCGGAATCGTCTCCCTCACG GAAGGAATTGCAGTGGGAAGAACATTCGCAGCGCTAAAGAACTACCACGTAGATGGAAACAAAGAGATGATCGCCATTGGTCTAATGAACGTAGTAGGCTCTGCCACATCTTGCTACGTCACAACCGGAGCATTCTCTAGATCAGCAGTTAATAGCAACGCGGGAGCTAAAACCGCGGTATCAAACATCGTGATGTCAGTCACGGTTATGGTTACGCTCCTCTTCTTAATGCCGCTTTTCGAATACACTCCTAATGTAGTCCTCGGTGCCATCATCGTGACCGCTGTCATCGGTCTCATCGACCTTCCTGCGGCTCGACAGATATGGAGGATCGATAAATTCGATTTCTTGGTGATGCTTTGCGCATTCTTTGGTGTCATTTTCCTATCCGTTCAAAACGGTCTAGCCATTGCGGTCGGGCTATCGTTGTTTAAGCTATTAATGCAGGTAACGAGACCAAAAATGGTTATAATGGGGAATTTCCCGGGGACGGATATATACCGGGATCTTCATCATTACAAACAAGCACAGAGGATCCCTGGAATCCTTATCTTAAGCATTGAGTCTCCTGTCAATTTCGCCAATTCTAACTACCTCACTGAAAG aaCGTCTCGTTGGATCGAAGAATgcgaagaagaggaagctcaAGAGAAGCATTCTAACCTTCGGTTCTTGATACTTGAAATGTCAG CCGTGAGCGGTGTAGACACAAACGGAGTCACCTTCTTTAAGGAATTGAAAAAAACAACCGCGAAGAAGGACATCGAG CTTGTGTTTGTGAACCCTTTAAGTGAAGTGATGGAGAAGCTACAAAGAGCCGACGAAGAAAAGGAGTTCATGAGGACCGAGTTTCTCTTCTTAACCGTCGCTGAGGCCGTTGCGTCGCTCTCTACTAAAGGCCCATCTCTCAATAACGTCTAA